One Drechmeria coniospora strain ARSEF 6962 chromosome 01, whole genome shotgun sequence genomic region harbors:
- a CDS encoding KH domain-containing protein, producing the protein MRHWSERMSPNFGMGRPNMPMNNNNLNSHPKNAPQLGGPMNVVQPADATIHYSFNVPLASDLAGPNTEDIVHATTDAVLRWTHPEDAPDDVQVHELPVHAQNLTHLRQLCADLCLGPLPIDAHVLSTSPKNGRGQQVTTVCLTGTPELVNKSRETILNEIPISMRCTTIDIDGNLVCDVQAGALKKPVVETLDYISSFCGVDIFLLGPKLTPMVDGMTGDSEMRMDQRWRVAIYGDMLSSEHAKARVLIHIDTLLGRIVDIVKVELPLHQIICGRHRKNIKLIESSTGTAIYFPPLFSQMYLYCPQNANRRDPSDIFITGDSPQAVDMAKQKLHETVLRTRLYLKDVTIPAAKIDSILLGRLDKVRKILEANGTYIMFPPLASQRTMVRVQGSEGLPVERTVRELMSLAGQFYAAGWYTQLPDQRQIPNLDETKTMLGEICANSDADISFDKMNFSVSGSDDAVKSALSVISDLRLVTQASCQIRVKIELANEHKEFVSGKKNGKINKIMGQSNVQIIFDGFNEYNFNIDVMAASYDSMKQGLALVEQEMPASISFHVPDQYHKRIIGIGGQHIQRIMKKHSVFVKFSNAMDRGGMCREDDDIKVDNVICRTPARNAQNLDAVKNEILEMVDRADSEYTSQVASVDRLYHRELIARLPQIDELEQKYNCKINFPSTEEASDEVTVTGPQWQVPHCVDEFLGMVPDKHELVLAQTVELAKFLESPDFANELVVKLKAQYEVEVTVRQTSDDVVEDGKSTVTLVWGFTRNNAGGLRDAIDFVQAQLAAGGVEANIVNGAIPRPKSDSFEDSLPYFDSKLLQHAPASLVVDSPIKAAFGAEVGRERSSILDRLRKPGSMTSISSFLDRRKNSSHSINANFFKGSSNVSKSSLISIESTRSFNADLNADRNPWNDSGVNLPDDDHPWAPRPISKHMDNKLAIPLPGDATPRHGARASADSGRPSTSHSINSGYPAPVGPFR; encoded by the exons ATGCGTCACTGGTCCGAGAGGATGAGCCCCAACTTCGGCATGGGTCGTCCCAACATGCCCATGAACAACAACAACCTGAACTCGCACCCAAAGAATGCACCACAACTGGGCGGTCCCATGAACGTGGTCCAACCCGCCGATGCCACGATCCACTACTCGTTCAACGTCCCCCTCGCCTCCGACCTCGCCGGTCCCAACACGGAGGACATCGTGCACGCCAccaccgacgccgtcctccgcTGGACCCATCCCGAAGACGCTCCGGACGACGTCCAGGTGCACGAGCTGCCCGTCCATGCCCAGAATCTGACACACCTGCGTCAGCTGTGCGCCGACCTCTGTCTCGGTCCTCTACCCATCGATGCTCACGTGCTGTCGACGTCACCCAAGAACGGCAGGGGCCAGCAGGTCACCACCGTCTGTCTGACGGGCACCCCTGAGCTGGTGAACAAGAGCCGGGAAACCATACTGAACGAGATTCCCATCTCCATG CGGTGCACTACCATCGACATTGATGGAAACTTGGTCTGCGATGTCCAAGCCGGCGCTCTCAAGAAGCCCGTTGTGGAGACGCTCGACTACATCTCGAGCTTTTGCGGCGTCGACATCTTCTTGCTCGGCCCGAAGCTGACGCCCATGGTGGATGGCATGACGGGCGACTCGGAGATGCGCATGGACCAGCGATGGAGAGTGGCCATCTACGGCGACATGCTGTCGTCGGAGCATGCCAAGGCCCGCGTTCTGATCCACATCGACACGCTG ctcggccgcatcgtcgacatcgtcaaGGTCGAACTACCCCTCCACCAGATTATCTGTGGCCGTCACCGGAAAAACATCAAGCTCATcgagtcgtcgacgggcacCGCCATCTACTTCCCTCCCCTGTTTTCGCAGATGTATCTCTACTGTCCCCAGAATGCCAATCGTCGAGACCCGTCCGACATCTTCATCACCGGCGACAGCCcgcaggccgtcgacatggcgaAGCAGAAGCTTCACGAAACCGTCCTGCGGACCCGGCTCTACCTCAAGGATGTCACCATTCCGGCTGCCAAGATTGACAGCATCCTCTTGGGCAGGCTGGACAAGGTGCGAAAGATTCTCGAGGCCAACGGCACATACATCATGTTTCCCCCCCTGGCTTCTCAGCGCACCATGGTCCGCGTTCAGGGCAGCGAGGGGCTTCCCGTCGAGCGCACCGTGCGGGAGCTCATGTCTTTG GCCGGTCAATTCTACGCTGCCGGGTGGTACACGCAACTGCCCGACCAGAGGCAGATTCccaacctcgacgagacCAAGACGATGCTGGGCGAGATTTGTGCCAATTCGGATGCCGACATTTCGTTTGACAAGATGAACTTCTCCGTCTCCGGCTCGGATGACGCCGTCAAGTCGGCCTTGAGCGTCATATCCGACCTTCGATTGGTGACGCAGGCTTCATGCCAGATTCGCGTCAAGATTGAGCTTGCCAACGAGCACAAGGAATTTGTTAGCGGCAAGAAGAATGGCAAGATCAACAAGATTATGGGTCAGA GCAACGTCCAGATCATATTTGACGGCTTCAACGAGTACAACTTCAACATCGACGTGATGGCGGCCAGCTACGACTCGATGAAGCAGGGTCTCGCCTTGGTCGAGCAGGAGATGCCGGCGTCCATCTCGTTTCACGTACCCGACCAGTATCACAAACGCATCATTGGTATTGGTGGCCAGCACATCCAGCGAATCATGAAGAAGCATTCCGTCTTTGTCAAGTTTTCCAACGCCATGGATAGAG GAGGCATGTGCCGAGAGGATGACGACATCAAGGTTGACAACGTTATTTGCCGCACGCCTGCTCGCAACGCGCAAAATCTGGACGCCGTCAAGAATGAGATCCTAGAGATGGTGGATCGTGCG GACTCCGAGTACACCTCGCAGGTTGCCAGCGTCGATCGCCTCTATCACCGCGAGCTCATTGCGCGTCTGCCCCAGATTGATGAGCTGGAGCAAAAGTACAACTGCAAGATCAACTTTCCCAGCACCGAGGAGGCGAGCGACGAAGTCACGGTCACCGGCCCGCAGTGGCAGGTGCCCCATTGCGTGGACGAGTTTTTGGGCATGGTCCCCGACAAGCACGAGCTTGTGCTGGCCCAGACGGTGGAGCTTGCGAAGTTCCTTGAATCGCCCGACTTCGCCAACGAACTCGTCGTCAAGCTCAAGGCTCAGTACGAAGTCGAGGTCACCGTCCGCCAGACGTCTGACGACGTCGTTGAGGACGGCAAGTCGACCGTCACGCTCGTGTGGGGCTTCACTCGCAACAATGCCGGCGGGCTTCGAGATGCCATCGACTTTGTCCAGGCGCAGCTTGCGGCGGGTGGTGTCGAGGCCAACATCGTCAACGGAGCCATTCCGCGTCCAAAGTCGGACTCGTTCGAAGACTCGCTGCCCTATTTCGACTCGAAGCTGCTCCAGCACGCCCCGGCTTCGCTTGTCGTCGACTCGCCCATCAAGGCCGCCTTTGGAGCCGAGGTTGGCCGCGAGCGCAGCAGCATCCTCGACAGGCTTCGCAAGCCGGGCAGTATGacgtccatctcgtcgttCCTCGACCGCAGAAAGAACAGTTCGCACTCCATCAACGCCAACTTCTTCAAGGGGTCGAGCAACGTCTCCAAGTCGTCGCTCATCTCCATCGAATCCACGCGCAGCTTCAACGCCGATCTCAACGCTGATCGGAATCCCTGGAACGACAGCGGCGTGAACCTTCCCGATGACGATCACCCCTGGGCGCCGCGACCCATCAGCAAGCACATGGACAACAAGCTGGCCATTCCGCTACCCGGCGATGCGACGCCACGCCACGGAGCCCGCGCGTCGGCAGACAGCGGGCGCCCTTCTACTTCCCATTCTATCAATTCTGGATACCCCGCCCCCGTTGGGCCTTTCCGTTAG
- a CDS encoding DEAD/DEAH box helicase — protein sequence MYDATYRCKMRLPLSRGADLAQMESLLLQAGRNAAPVGAQQQTEAARLPARVIFTQLIDRIHAHPNGGDRTLILAHRRELVEQAARHCQLAYPDKTIEIEMGSLHASGTSDITLASVQSLVSKDRLAKFDPSTFKLVLVDEAHHIVAPGYLKTLKHFGLDRKQKDSPSLIGVSATFSRFDGVKLGAAIDEIVYHRDYIDMIADKWLSDVIFTTVESSANLSKVKSGAFGDFQTGELSKVVNTDEVNDITVRSWLAKAPERKSTLVFCVDLAHVSGLTSKFRELGFDARFVTGDTPKMERAKILDDFKEGKFPVLVNCGVFTEGTDIPNVDCIVLARPTRSRNLLVQMIGRGMRLHPGKENCHVIDLVSSLATGIVTTPTLFGLDPNELVDKASAGDMRRMKDLESAEAGRQQDAHAGGPSPGASSSTAVTFTDYSSVIDLIADTSGERHIRTVSQNAWVQVGPERFVLSAPSGSYIRIERIAGSAPTSSASPTYRALEIRALPAGISKSPFAAPREILTAATFNDAVHGADSYAANAFPHTFIHRYQSWRSLPPTQGQLDFVNRLRGKGKALTAADLTKGKAADMITKLKHGARGQYTKIEAEQRRRERQAWAADAKENRERVRVGPLLA from the exons ATGTACGATGCTACGTACCGTTGCAAGATGCGCCTTCCGCTCAGTCGTGGGGCCGATCTCGCTCAGATGGAATCTCTTTTGCTTCAGGCCGGCCGCAACGCTGCGCCAGTCGGTGCCCAACAGCAAACCGAAGCTGCGAGACTACCAGCAAGA GTTATTTTCACCCAGCTCATTGACCGCATTCACGCGCACCCCAACGGAGGCGACCGCACCCTCATTCTGGCCCACCGCCGTGAGCTagtcgagcaggccgccaGGCATTGTCAGCTTGCGTACCCTGACAAGACGATCGAGATCGAGATGGGCTCCCTCCACGCATCCGGCACCAGTGACATCACCTTGGCCAGCGTCCAGAGCCTCGTCTCCAAAGACCGCCTTGCAAAGTTTGACCCGTCCACTTTcaagctcgtcctcgtcgacgaggcccatCACATTGTCGCCCCGGGCTACCTCAAGACCCTCAAACATTTCGGGCTCGACCGCAAACAGAAGGACTCTCCCTCGCTCATCGGCGTGTCCGCGACTTTCTCGCGCTTCGACGGAGTCAAGCTCggggccgccatcgacgagattGTCTACCATAGGGACTACATAGACATGATTGCCGATAAATGGTTGTCCGACGTCATATTCACCACCGTCGAGTCATCCGCCAACCTGTCCAAGGTCAAGAGCGGCGCCTTCGGGGACTTTCAGACCGGCGAGCTGTCCAAGGTCGTCAACACAGACGAAGTCAACGACATTACCGTCCGGAGTTGGCTGGCCAAGGCTCCGGAAAGGAAGTCGACGCTCGTCTTTTGCGTTGATCTGGCCCACGTCTCCGGTCTGACCAGCAAGTTTCGAGAGCTTGGCTTCGACGCCCGCTTCGTCACCGGTGACACCCCCAAGATGGAGCGAGCCAAAATTCTCGACGATTTCAAGGAGGGCAAATTTCCCGTACTCGTCAATTGTGGCGTCTTTACGGAAGGCACAGACATCCCCAACGTCGACTGCATCGTCCTCGCGAGGCCAACGAGGTCCAGGAACCTCCTCGTCCAGATGATTGGCCGAGGCATGCGGTTGCACCCGGGCAAGGAGAACTGCCATGTCATCGATCTTGTCTCAAGCCTCGCCACCGGCATTGTCACCACGCCCACCCTGTTCGGCCTTGACCCCAACGAactcgtcgacaaggcctCTGCCGGCGACATGCGCAGAATGAAAGATCTCGAATCGGCAGAAGCAGGCCGGCAGCAAGACGCGCACGCTGGCGGTCCGTCTCCAGGTgccagctcctcgacggccgtcaccTTTACCGATTACTCGTCGGTCATCGACCTCATCGCCGACACATCCGGCGAGCGTCACATCCGCACCGTTAGCCAGAATGCCTGGGTTCAGGTTGGACCCGAGCGCTTCGTGCTGTCCGCACCAAGCGGGTCCTATATCCGGATAGAACGTATTGCCGGATCGGCACCGACAAGCAGCGCATCGCCAACGTACCGTGCACTAGAAATTCGTGCCCTCCCCGCCGGCATCTCCAAGTCTCCGTTCGCCGCCCCGAGAGAGATTCTCACGGCTGCGACGTTCAACGACGCCGTCCACGGTGCCGATAGCTACGCCGCCAACGCCTTTCCTCACACCTTCATACATCGCTACCAATCCTGGAGGAGCCTACCTCCCACCCAGGGCCAGCTGGACTTTGTCAACCGTCTAcgcggcaagggcaaggccttgaccgccgccgacctcacCAAGGGCAAGGCCGCTGACATGATCACCAAGCTCAAGCACGGCGCCCGCGGCCAATATACAAAGATTGAGGCGGAGCAGCGTAGGCGCGAGAGACAGGCGTGGGCAGCCGACGCCAAGGAGAACCGTGAGCGGGTACGAGTTGGGCCCCTGCTGGCCTAA